GCTTTATTATTGTCAGATATTGTCTGGGCCTATTCAAGTCAAATTCATTTTATTCCAACAGATGCTAGCCCATCATTACCTCGTCCAATCGACCAATCGGTTGAAGGAATCAATGGCTTTTCTTCAGGTAAATTtgtttccctccttttttcctCCAAACAATTGCCTCAATAACGATGTCGATTGCTGTCAAAATAGAGAAGCCACTGGAGAAACGATCTGTTCGTAGTCTGACGTCATCAACTGGCATGGAGAGAGACCAACGTTTGTTCTGGAAGGTGACATGGTTGGTTAAAACCGTTAACGGTATTTCCAACGCTGTGAAAAAGGGATGAAGGGGTTGAAATAATAAAGATTGGGGCAGAAAACTCTTCTGACGTCCACAATCAAATAGCATTACGTCTGACATTTCAtgactataaaaaaaaaaaaacaataaacgagCAAAAATACAAGTGTTGTGTGTCAGttgattttattgtttatttcaCTATTGGTTTACAATATAGCGAAACATACAAAAAATATCGTGTGATACGTTAAAGCACCGCAATTCGGTATATTGACCGAAGTAATACATTTTGATTATTTCGTCATCATTCAATTAGAAGTAGGATTATTACGTCACATATACGACATGCAGAACAGGTTGTCATGAAACGTTTCTGGTTCAAACGAA
This genomic stretch from Daphnia magna isolate NIES linkage group LG10, ASM2063170v1.1, whole genome shotgun sequence harbors:
- the LOC116932996 gene encoding uncharacterized protein LOC116932996 isoform X1, whose protein sequence is MMASSKDVCRSLLVFVGIYCLVASTVCAEPIGDAIVAGPNLNSVPSPEDASPSLPRPIDQSVEGINGFSSEKPLEKRSVRSLTSSTGMERDQRLFWKVTWLVKTVNGISNAVKKG
- the LOC116932996 gene encoding uncharacterized protein LOC116932996 isoform X2; protein product: MMASSKDVCRSLLVFVGIYCLVASTEPIGDAIVAGPNLNSVPSPEDASPSLPRPIDQSVEGINGFSSEKPLEKRSVRSLTSSTGMERDQRLFWKVTWLVKTVNGISNAVKKG